One Nitrospinota bacterium genomic window, AGCGGGAAAACGAGGCTAAAGCGGGCTCCATGGGGGGCACAAAACAGTCGTTGTCTGAGCGCAAAGAGGCCGTCAATCCGCAATTACGGGGTAAATGATGGATCAAAACCACGATGCTGGAATTATGCAAAGGTCTCCTTGAAAATGAGCGCATGACGGCGCGGGGAATCAAGGGGAATCAAAATGGCCGAAGTTCCAGGGCTTTACCGTAAGTATCAATTTCAAGCCTTTGTGGCAAGGGGGTAATCATGAAACTTTCCAGGAAGCTGGTCGTAGGGTTTGTTGTGGTGGCTTCGATAACTGCTGTGACGGGGGGCATCGGGCTTTTCGGCCTGACGCGGGCGACCGGCAATCTTGAAGCGGTGGGCGGAGCAAATCTGCCTTCAGTCCACCGCCTTCTGACCGTGGCCAACGGCCAGGCGGGGGCAGTGGCGGCGATGAGGTCGCTAGCGGTGTCGGAAATGGACATCAATGGCCGGAACGCCCAATATGAGACGCTGAACAATAACCTCCAGAAAGCGGATAATGCCATAAAGGCTTTTGAGACTTCGCCCAAGTCAAAAGAGCAGGCCAGGGCTTGGAATGAATTCATGCCGGCGTGGAACCAGTGGGCCGCCGAGGTGAAAAACAGCCTGGCCATTTCGCGCAACATAGACGAGTTGGGCGTTGACCAGCCCGGCAGGGTCAAGCTTGCAGTCATGTCGGCGATTGTGGTGCATGATGATCTTTACGAAGGATTTACCACCGCCCTGACGCGGAAAAGCGCGCCAAAGGTGCTGCTTGACGAATCCAAATCGGAGTTTGCCGCCTGGGTGGGAGCTTACAAACCAGCCGATCCCAAGCTCGCCGGATCCATTGCCAGCGCTGTGGGCCAGCGCAAGCTTGCCTTTGAAAAAGCCGTTCGGACAAACGATCTTCTTGTGTCCGGCAAATATACTGAGGCCAGGGACGCATTGGCGGAGTTTCGCGACGTTTCAAAGGGGGCCAACGCGCAGTTGCTTTCGATTTACGCAAAGGCCGATGAGGCCGACACGCTATTCGGCCAGCTAAGGGAAAGCGTTTTCGGCAAAGTGGCCCCGCTGTTCAGCAGTTCCAACAGGTTGCTTGAGGAAATCTCCTCGTCAAGCATGGCGGAGACGCGGACGGTGTTCTCCGAGACTTCCGCCGAGGGGATGATGGCCAGAAGCGTGATGATATCGGCTATCATCATGTCTGTGTTCATCGCGATAGGCATCGGCCTGTGGCTGGCCAGATCCACCACCGGGCCGATAGGGGGGATCGTGAACAACCTTTCCGAAAGCTCGGGGATACTCTCCAACATCTCCAGCCAGATTTCCACCGCGAGCATGTCCCTTGCCGAAGCGGCCGGAGAGCAGGCGGCGGCCCTGGAGCAGACATCGTCCTCCCTGGAGCAGATATCGGCCATGACCAAGCAGAACGCGGACAACGCGGACAACGCCAGCCGCCTTTCCCAGGGGATGACCGCGGTGGCCAGGAAGGGCAACCAGGCCATACGCAAGATGATCGAAGAAATGAAGGCGACCAACAAGGCCTCCGGGGAGATAGCAACCATCATAAAGGTGATAGAGGACATCGCCTTTCAGACAAACCTGCTGGCGCTAAACGCGGCGGTTGAAGCGGCGAGGGCGGGCGAGCACGGGAAGGGCTTTGCGGTGGTGGCCGAGGAGGTGCGAAACCTCGCCCAAAGGTCCGCCGCCGCGGCGCGGGACACAACTGGCCTTATAGAGGACACCATGAAGCGCGCGGCCGAGGGGGGGCAGTCCGCCCAGCACGCCGACGCAGTCCTGGGCGAAATAATCGAATCGGTGGAAAAGGTGGCCAACCTGGTGACTGAGATCGCCGAGGCGTCCAAGGAGCAGGCCGAAGGGGTGGAGCAGCTTAGCGTCGCGGTGGCTGAGATGAACAAGATCACCCAGTCCAACGCCGATTCGGCCCAGCGCATCGCCTCTTCGTCCGAAGAGATGAACGAGCAGGCCAGGGTCTCCAGCGAGGCGGTGAAGGGGATGTTCGGCATCGTTTACGGCAATGACCTGCGCACGGCGGCCCAACTGCTGCTAAACAACGGGAATGGCAATTCCTTCGAATGGGACCCGGACCTTCTGGCCATAGACGTGCCGTCCATGGACGGCCAGCACAAGAAGCTTTTCTCAATGATGAGCGACCTGAACAACGCCATCATAAACGGCGGGGGCGAGGCGGCGCGCAAAGGTCTTGACTCCCTGATAGATTACGCCAAGAAGCACCTGGCCGAGGAGGAGTCGCTCATGAAACGGTACAACTATCCGGACTTCACCGGGCATAAGGCAATTCACGACAGGATACTCGAAAAGGTCCATTCGCTTTATGACCAGGTAAAGCAGGGGAACGAAGGGGTGATGATAGACATCATGATGTTCCTGAAGGACTGGCTGTACAACCATATCCAGAAAGTGGACAAGAGGTATGGCCAGCATATCAACCAGGAGGACTATCGCACCACGGCCCCCAGGCGGGCGCTTATCGAAAGGACCGCCGCGTAGCCGGCGTATTGCGGCGGATAACATTCATTGAAAGGCGACACCATGAATTCAGAAATGCTCCTGGAGCCGGAACTTGCGCCATCTTCCTCCCGCCAATGGGGAAGGAGCGGCAAATTCCTCACCTTCGTCCTCGGCGGGGAGGAATACGGCCTGGACATCACCAGGGTCAAGGAAATCATCGGGGGGATGGAGATAACGTCCATCCCCAAGGCCCCCGGTTTCATCAAAGGGGTGATCAACCTGCGCGGCAAGATAATCCCGGTGGTGGACCTGCGCTTAAAGTTCGGGATGCCTGAAGCGGCGCACACGAGGGAAACAGTGTTTATCGTGGTGGAAGTTGCCGGATCGCTGGTGGGCGTCGTGGTGGACCATGTCCGGGAGGTGCTCGACATCAAGGGCTCCGAAATCGAACCGCCGCCTCACTTGGGGGCAAGCCTTGAAACGGGCTTCATACTGGGCATGGGAAAGGTGGCCGGGAGGGTGAATATCCTTCTGGACATAGGGAGCGTACTGTCGCACGAAGAGGCCTCTGCCTTAAAGACCATCGCCAACGCATAACCGCTTTACTATTCGGGACAGTAATGTCGTAAAAAGCATATTAAAAGTGCTATTTGCGACATTATTGTCGTTCAATTACTCCCGACCATAACTTATCACTTGTAATAACAGCCGCTTATCCATTGGATTAAAAAATGCTTATTTTTAATTGATAGCCTAATTAAAGGAACAGCGCTATGGGAACGCAAGTTATTGCCGGGGTTGAAGTTAGCGAATATTCCAAGAAGTTTCTTGAAAGAGGCGCCAATCCGTCCAATCGCGGAGCTTTTTTTGGCGAAGAGGCGGCAGAAAGGGGGTTGGCCCTTGTCGAGGCGAAAAATGCCGATATCAGGCTGT contains:
- a CDS encoding purine-binding chemotaxis protein CheW, whose protein sequence is MNSEMLLEPELAPSSSRQWGRSGKFLTFVLGGEEYGLDITRVKEIIGGMEITSIPKAPGFIKGVINLRGKIIPVVDLRLKFGMPEAAHTRETVFIVVEVAGSLVGVVVDHVREVLDIKGSEIEPPPHLGASLETGFILGMGKVAGRVNILLDIGSVLSHEEASALKTIANA
- a CDS encoding bacteriohemerythrin, with product MKLSRKLVVGFVVVASITAVTGGIGLFGLTRATGNLEAVGGANLPSVHRLLTVANGQAGAVAAMRSLAVSEMDINGRNAQYETLNNNLQKADNAIKAFETSPKSKEQARAWNEFMPAWNQWAAEVKNSLAISRNIDELGVDQPGRVKLAVMSAIVVHDDLYEGFTTALTRKSAPKVLLDESKSEFAAWVGAYKPADPKLAGSIASAVGQRKLAFEKAVRTNDLLVSGKYTEARDALAEFRDVSKGANAQLLSIYAKADEADTLFGQLRESVFGKVAPLFSSSNRLLEEISSSSMAETRTVFSETSAEGMMARSVMISAIIMSVFIAIGIGLWLARSTTGPIGGIVNNLSESSGILSNISSQISTASMSLAEAAGEQAAALEQTSSSLEQISAMTKQNADNADNASRLSQGMTAVARKGNQAIRKMIEEMKATNKASGEIATIIKVIEDIAFQTNLLALNAAVEAARAGEHGKGFAVVAEEVRNLAQRSAAAARDTTGLIEDTMKRAAEGGQSAQHADAVLGEIIESVEKVANLVTEIAEASKEQAEGVEQLSVAVAEMNKITQSNADSAQRIASSSEEMNEQARVSSEAVKGMFGIVYGNDLRTAAQLLLNNGNGNSFEWDPDLLAIDVPSMDGQHKKLFSMMSDLNNAIINGGGEAARKGLDSLIDYAKKHLAEEESLMKRYNYPDFTGHKAIHDRILEKVHSLYDQVKQGNEGVMIDIMMFLKDWLYNHIQKVDKRYGQHINQEDYRTTAPRRALIERTAA